TAAATCATCATCCACACATCGAATAAAAAAGCCGAACTGCCGAGATCATCAATATCATTGATCACCTCGGCAGTTCGGCTTTCTTAAAAACATTAAGACCCGTAACTTTGCGCACTGCCGTCACCAGCAGTTTGCCTTTATAGAAGGTTTATTTCAAGTCTGTTAAATCTTATTCTTAATATCGATATCCCATTATTATTACGTATCAGATTGTCATCAATTCATTCATTAAGAGAAATGAACATGAATTTTTACGATTGTAATGGAAATTTCTAACCGGAGTCAACCGGGGAGTTTGGAACAACTTTTAAAAAATGACAAACGGTGAGTGGTTGTTACCCGTTATCTTATTTCACGATCATGTCTTTCGCCATCGTGTCTCTTGTCATTATGGTTTTCCCCACTATGTTTCCCACGATCGTGTCTTTCCCGAGGCTCTTCAGCCCGGAAATGTCTTCCACGATAACGATCTTCGTGGCCACGATATTCTCTGAAGGCATGTTCACGATGCTCCCTTATTTCCTCAAGCCGATGCTCCCGGAGGCCACGAGGGATTCTTCTCATTTCGGTGCGGACCCATGGACCTCTATAATAGCCAGAACGGTACCAATTTCGGTTCACGTAGTAGTAATAAAAGTTGTTGTTAAAAAAGAGATCATGCGGTATCCCAATTGCGATATAAACCCTGAGCCCTTCATCATAAATCATTTCCGGAGGTGCCTGAAGTTCAATTGGAGGTGGTTCATTGATCATTGGAGGGGAAGGAACAGGCTGATCACCAAGATGAATATCGAGGCTTACCTGAGCTTGAACCACTGTGGGGGAAAAACCCAAGCCAAATAAACTCAATCCAAAGAGTATTTCTTTTATCATGATTTTCCTTAATTTTAAAAGTTTATAATTAGCGATTCTAATACTTTATCTCGAAGTAACGAGCAAAAAGGACTTCCAGTTCTCTACCCGAACTCTTAACCTCCAGAAATCAAGCGATCCAGATAAAAAGAGAAATCCCCCTTTACATATTGTGAATATACTGAATATATCAGCCGGTCAGTTTATTGACCAGGAGTTCTTTGACTTTGTTCGGAAGGATCTTGGTGTAAGTCTGAAATAGATTGGCTTTTTTTGTCTCGTATTCACCTTGAGATAATAGCCCGGCTTCTTTCATTTTCTCCAACAGGCCCAGTTTTTCAAGGAGAGATTCCTGGACGTCTTTGTTGAGGTTACTAACTAGGAGTATGTTCCGGTCCATTTGTTTTGCGCGAAATAGTTTCAATAGTTTTTGAACCAGATATGCTGTGATTCCGGCCACCAAAAGTGGAATTACGATTGAAAGAAACCGGTACATTGAACTGCCAACTACGTGTCTTCCTCCGTTGATAAGACCCCATGAAGCTAGCTGGGCTTTGATCGGAGAGGTCGTAAACGTGGAAGCAATCCACGTTCCTGTAATCAATGCTGCAATGGCGCTGATTCCGGGGATTTGATTGTAAATCTGTTTAAGAAATTGGAAGGAAAATTCTCTTGATTCCTTTATTATTTTTGCTCTATCCAATTTTTTCAGACCCAAAAACACTTCAATGATCCTATTTATTAATTTGTGCAAGAATTAAATCTACTCTAATTTGAAATATTGTCAAAAAGTAAGTTTCATTCCGCTTTCTGAATTCCTGTATTTCAATTCACCCCAATTCAGAGAGGTTCTTTGCAACCTGTTGGTCCTGAGAAAAAACTCCCGTAACCTGGTGATGTTCCCTAAAGAAGGTGTTCCTACGGAGTTGCCGTCAAAGTGAAATCATGGATGACGTCGCCAGAACTGATGTCAACAGTCGCACTTTGTTTCACATAGCCTATGGCAGAAGCTTCTACCAGAAAACTTCCTGCAAGAGATGCATCGGCTGTTAACAGGATCGGAAGGGGCCCGTAATTCCCTAGTGAAGGGGGGCCAGTGGGAAGGGTTAACGAGTAACTTCCTGTTGTGGAGTTTGCTGAAATAAATCCGACCGCCATGGTAGGACCGGAAGGAAACGTCTGTAGAGCTCGAATATTTGCCTCAGCACTTCCAGGAAGAACTGTCCCATTGACGACGTGAGTGGAAGAACTGTTCAGACTGATAGGATTCGTAATATCGCTAATTGTGGACGTAACTTGAGCTGTAACGGGTACCGACTGGATTATAGCCGACGCATGATTATCAGCCGTTATGACCACATCATATTGTCCGGCTGTGCTGCTCTGTTGAAGGGGAGAAAGAATAAAGTTTCCTGTTCCATCCGGAACAGTTGATTTAATAATCGTTCCACCCTGTTCTGCAAAGACTATCGGCTTGGCATTGAGAAGTGCCGAATCGAGTCTCCCCACAATCCTGCCACTAATACCCATGGGAATTACGGTGACGACCGGTTTTAAAGCATATCCTCCGTTTCCTTTTTGGACAATGGAATGACAGGCATCAAAATCTAAAGCAAGATCTACAAGCGAGTCAGCAGCAACATCGAATGCGTGAATTAGTTTGATACCACTTTGGACGGCACTCGGTGTATCGAGGGCCGTTTCTATTCCACCAGTGGGGATTATGGAGTTATTGAAAG
This window of the Nitrospirota bacterium genome carries:
- a CDS encoding DUF4382 domain-containing protein, whose protein sequence is MNLIFRKIKMITSLVLLLTGCSSGISGGMGSLSVSLTDMPTCGFDHVNVTVSKIRVHQSATASQSDNGWSDITLTPSKKIDLTSLVNGVLEDFGQTALPAGHYTQVRLVLVPNSQSGPFNNSIIPTGGIETALDTPSAVQSGIKLIHAFDVAADSLVDLALDFDACHSIVQKGNGGYALKPVVTVIPMGISGRIVGRLDSALLNAKPIVFAEQGGTIIKSTVPDGTGNFILSPLQQSSTAGQYDVVITADNHASAIIQSVPVTAQVTSTISDITNPISLNSSSTHVVNGTVLPGSAEANIRALQTFPSGPTMAVGFISANSTTGSYSLTLPTGPPSLGNYGPLPILLTADASLAGSFLVEASAIGYVKQSATVDISSGDVIHDFTLTATP